The Methylobacterium currus genome contains a region encoding:
- a CDS encoding HPr kinase/phosphorylase → MAAVHASCVVLGEDGILIRGPAGSGKSTLVRDLLGLGAISGIFAALVGDDRVTLTQRHGRLVATPHPALAGLLEIRGLGLQPVDATVPSAVLRLVVDLEGSVPRMPDEGAETIHLREVALPRMVLSPDPGRAATVLWRWRRLRVMMMTE, encoded by the coding sequence ATGGCCGCCGTTCATGCCAGCTGCGTGGTGCTGGGGGAGGACGGAATCCTGATCCGCGGTCCGGCGGGGAGCGGCAAATCGACCCTGGTGCGTGACCTCCTGGGGCTCGGCGCTATCTCGGGCATCTTCGCGGCCCTCGTGGGCGACGACCGCGTGACCCTGACGCAGCGGCACGGACGCCTCGTCGCGACCCCGCACCCGGCCCTGGCCGGGCTCCTGGAGATCCGCGGCCTCGGCCTGCAACCCGTTGACGCCACGGTGCCTTCGGCGGTCCTGCGCCTCGTCGTCGACCTCGAGGGGAGCGTCCCGCGGATGCCCGACGAGGGGGCGGAGACGATCCATCTCCGGGAGGTGGCATTGCCCAGGATGGTCCTGTCGCCAGACCCGGGCCGGGCCGCAACGGTGCTGTGGCGTTGGCGCCGCCTCCGTGTCATGATGATGACTGAATGA
- a CDS encoding AMP-binding protein: MGKGPSAMEPNTPPRPWLAAYPAGVPAEIETERLGTLVELIETATQRFADRPAITCFGASLTYAALRREGEAMAAFLQSQGIGKGDRVALMMPNVPAFPIALVGVLLAGATVVNVNPLYTPRELTHQLRDAGARVLVVLENFCHTVAEALPELPGLERVVVAGAGDGLGLKGSLITLAARHLKKAVPDFALPPERRTDFKAALAAGRRATFRPVAVGPDDLAFLQYTGGTTGVSKGAMLTHRNVAANVEQSRVWFRMRDDEGPGRVMVTALPLYHIFALTCCFFFMMRLGACCLLVPNPRDIGGFVSLLRKSRFTNLSGVNTLFNALLNHPDIAKVDWSRLEYAIAGGMAMQAPVARRWKAVTGKPVIEGYGLSETSPVVSINPPDLHDWSGTIGYPAPSTEVCIRDAEGTTLPAGQPGELCVRGPQVMAGYWGRPDETARAMTPDGFFRTGDIALIEPDGQVRIVDRMKDMILVSGFNVYPNEVEDVLAAHPGVLEVAVVGEPSAETGESVVAHVVRRDPDLTAEALRAHAREGLTAYKVPRRFVFRDSLPKTNVGKVLRRALRDGEPVG, from the coding sequence ATGGGCAAGGGGCCGAGCGCGATGGAACCGAACACCCCGCCGCGGCCCTGGCTCGCCGCCTATCCGGCCGGCGTTCCGGCGGAGATCGAGACCGAGCGTCTCGGCACCCTCGTCGAGCTGATCGAGACCGCCACGCAGCGTTTCGCCGACCGCCCGGCGATCACCTGTTTCGGCGCCTCCCTGACCTATGCCGCCCTGCGGCGCGAAGGCGAGGCGATGGCGGCCTTCCTGCAGTCACAGGGAATCGGCAAGGGCGACCGGGTCGCCCTGATGATGCCGAACGTGCCGGCCTTTCCCATCGCCCTCGTCGGCGTGCTGCTCGCGGGCGCCACGGTCGTCAACGTCAACCCGCTCTACACCCCGCGCGAGCTGACCCACCAGCTGCGCGATGCCGGCGCCCGGGTTCTGGTCGTGCTGGAGAATTTTTGCCATACGGTCGCCGAGGCGTTGCCGGAACTGCCCGGCCTCGAGCGGGTGGTGGTGGCCGGCGCCGGCGACGGGCTCGGGCTGAAGGGCTCCCTCATCACGCTCGCGGCGCGCCACCTCAAGAAGGCGGTGCCGGACTTCGCCTTGCCGCCCGAGCGCCGGACTGACTTCAAGGCGGCGCTCGCCGCCGGGCGCCGCGCCACGTTCCGGCCGGTCGCGGTCGGTCCGGACGATCTCGCCTTCCTGCAATATACCGGCGGCACCACCGGCGTCTCGAAGGGGGCGATGCTCACGCATCGCAACGTCGCGGCCAATGTCGAGCAGAGCCGGGTCTGGTTCCGCATGCGCGACGACGAGGGGCCGGGCCGGGTGATGGTGACGGCCCTGCCGCTCTACCACATCTTCGCGCTGACCTGCTGCTTCTTCTTCATGATGCGGCTCGGCGCCTGCTGCCTCCTGGTGCCGAACCCGCGCGATATCGGCGGCTTCGTGAGCCTCTTGCGCAAGAGCCGCTTCACCAACCTGTCCGGCGTCAACACCCTGTTCAACGCCCTGCTCAACCACCCGGACATTGCCAAGGTCGACTGGTCGCGGCTCGAATACGCCATCGCCGGCGGCATGGCGATGCAGGCGCCCGTGGCCCGGCGCTGGAAGGCCGTGACCGGCAAGCCGGTGATCGAGGGCTACGGCCTGTCCGAGACCTCGCCGGTGGTCTCGATCAACCCGCCGGACCTGCACGACTGGTCGGGCACGATCGGCTACCCGGCGCCCTCGACCGAGGTGTGCATCCGCGACGCCGAGGGCACCACCCTGCCCGCCGGCCAGCCCGGCGAGCTCTGCGTGCGCGGGCCGCAGGTGATGGCCGGCTACTGGGGCCGGCCCGACGAGACGGCCCGGGCGATGACCCCGGACGGCTTCTTCCGCACCGGCGACATCGCCTTGATCGAGCCCGACGGCCAGGTCCGCATCGTCGACCGGATGAAGGACATGATCCTGGTCTCGGGCTTCAACGTCTACCCGAACGAGGTCGAGGACGTGCTCGCCGCCCATCCGGGCGTGCTCGAAGTGGCGGTGGTCGGCGAGCCCTCGGCGGAAACCGGCGAGAGCGTCGTCGCCCACGTGGTCCGGCGCGACCCCGACCTCACCGCGGAGGCCCTGCGGGCCCATGCCCGGGAGGGCCTGACCGCCTACAAGGTGCCCCGCCGCTTCGTGTTCCGCGACAGCCTGCCGAAGACCAATGTCGGCAAGGTCCTGCGGCGGGCGCTGCGGGACGGGGAGCCGGTGGGGTAG
- a CDS encoding HPr family phosphocarrier protein, producing the protein MTPFSDTDDQDGELPPIPEGASARDLPIINRRGLHARASAKFVQTVERFGSEVTVSRGGETVGGRSIMGLLTLGAAQGTSIRVTALGPDQDSCMEAITALLANRFGEDE; encoded by the coding sequence ATGACGCCCTTTTCCGACACAGACGACCAGGACGGCGAGCTGCCGCCGATCCCTGAGGGCGCCAGCGCCCGCGACCTGCCGATCATCAACCGCCGCGGCCTGCACGCCCGGGCTTCCGCCAAGTTCGTCCAGACAGTGGAAAGATTCGGCTCGGAGGTGACGGTGAGCCGGGGCGGCGAGACGGTGGGCGGGCGCTCGATCATGGGCCTGCTGACCCTCGGGGCCGCGCAGGGAACCAGCATCCGGGTCACGGCGCTGGGGCCCGACCAGGATTCCTGCATGGAGGCGATCACCGCCCTCCTCGCCAACCGCTTCGGCGAGGACGAATAG
- a CDS encoding CobW family GTP-binding protein: MTDAPGRPTPIPLTILTGFLGAGKTTLLNRLLRAPELADTVVIVNEFGEVGLDHLLIETVDEGMILLGAGCLCCTVRGDLIATLEDLLRKRDNGRIQPFRRVVIETTGLADPAPILHALLYHPYVAMRYALQGVVTVVDAVNGDGTLDAHPEALRQAAVADRLVVTKTDLAGDRAETLRARLGRINPGAAILAPEAPADEILGGLFDLDGKVADVRAWLGAESRHHEHHHPHGHDQHHGHHHHDVNRHDAAIRAFHLVSDEPVPRAAFEMFLDLLRSAHGPKLLRLKGLVALADDPGRPVVVHGVQHVVHTPATLPAWPDGDTRSRLVLIVRDLDPAFVRRLWDAFLGRPAIDAPDAAALTGNPLAIPGG; encoded by the coding sequence ATGACCGACGCCCCCGGCCGCCCGACCCCGATCCCGCTCACGATCCTCACCGGCTTCCTCGGCGCCGGAAAGACCACCTTGCTCAACCGGCTGCTGCGCGCGCCGGAACTCGCCGACACGGTGGTGATCGTCAACGAGTTCGGCGAGGTCGGGCTCGATCACCTGCTGATCGAGACGGTGGACGAGGGGATGATCCTGCTCGGGGCCGGCTGCCTGTGCTGCACCGTGCGGGGCGACCTGATCGCGACCCTCGAGGACCTGCTGCGCAAGCGCGACAACGGGCGGATCCAGCCGTTTCGCCGGGTGGTGATCGAGACCACCGGCCTCGCCGACCCGGCGCCGATCCTGCACGCGCTGCTCTACCATCCCTACGTGGCGATGCGGTACGCGCTCCAGGGCGTGGTCACGGTGGTCGATGCGGTGAACGGCGACGGTACCCTCGACGCGCATCCGGAGGCCCTGCGCCAGGCCGCCGTGGCGGACCGGCTGGTCGTAACCAAGACCGACCTCGCGGGCGATCGGGCCGAGACCCTGCGCGCGCGCCTGGGCCGGATCAATCCGGGCGCCGCGATCCTGGCGCCGGAGGCGCCGGCGGACGAGATCCTCGGCGGCCTGTTCGACCTCGACGGCAAGGTGGCCGACGTGCGGGCCTGGCTCGGGGCGGAGAGCCGGCACCACGAGCATCACCACCCTCACGGTCACGACCAGCACCACGGCCATCACCACCACGACGTCAACCGGCACGACGCGGCGATCCGGGCCTTCCACCTGGTGAGCGACGAGCCGGTGCCGCGTGCGGCCTTCGAGATGTTCCTCGACCTGCTGCGCTCGGCCCACGGCCCCAAGCTCCTGCGGCTGAAGGGGCTGGTGGCGCTTGCCGACGATCCCGGCCGTCCGGTCGTGGTGCACGGGGTGCAGCACGTCGTGCACACGCCCGCCACCCTGCCGGCCTGGCCCGACGGCGACACCCGCTCGCGGCTGGTGCTGATCGTGCGCGACCTCGATCCCGCCTTCGTGCGGCGGCTGTGGGACGCTTTCCTGGGCCGGCCGGCGATCGATGCGCCGGACGCTGCGGCGCTGACCGGCAACCCGCTGGCGATCCCGGGCGGCTGA
- a CDS encoding PTS sugar transporter subunit IIA codes for MIGMVLVTHGLLATEFKAALEHVVGPQEQLETITIGPEDDMEVRRKDIMSAVCRVNSGDGVVVLTDMFGGTPSNLALSCMNGGSVEVVAGINLPMLIKLASVRDEESLGEAVLHAQEAGRKYINVASRVLAGK; via the coding sequence ATGATTGGAATGGTGCTCGTCACCCACGGCCTGCTCGCGACGGAATTCAAGGCCGCGCTGGAGCACGTCGTCGGGCCGCAGGAGCAGCTCGAGACGATCACCATCGGCCCCGAGGACGACATGGAGGTCCGTCGCAAGGACATCATGTCGGCGGTGTGCCGGGTGAATTCCGGCGACGGCGTCGTCGTGCTGACCGACATGTTCGGGGGCACGCCCTCGAACCTCGCGCTCTCCTGCATGAATGGCGGCTCGGTCGAGGTGGTCGCCGGCATCAACCTGCCGATGCTGATCAAGCTCGCCAGCGTGCGCGACGAGGAATCCCTGGGCGAGGCGGTGCTCCACGCCCAGGAGGCGGGGCGCAAATACATCAACGTCGCGTCGCGGGTGCTCGCCGGCAAATAG
- a CDS encoding stimulus-sensing domain-containing protein yields MDPDAEAAREPFGLRTVRRWIAQRFASSLTRRIVVLNLAGLIALLLGFLYLNQFRQGLIEARVQSLLTQGDIIAGAIAASATVDTDAITIDPDRLLQLQAGEGGAFSDETPSGLEFSLNPERVAPLLRRLITPTGTRARVYDRDGTMLIDSRGLYIRGDLSRDPPPTRKERPSLIEQAWNAVRTHVPGLGRPSAADEPGPADGRTLPEVQRALAGARGTLVRRNGPGETIVSVAVPIQRGRTVRGALLLSTQEGDIDKIIAAERFSLLQVFIIAALVMVVLSMLVAGQIVGPVGRLAEAAERVRTGIKSRQEIPDFTRRTDEIGHLSGALRDMTQALYRRLDAIENFAADVSHELKNPLTSLRSAVETLPLAKTDESRGRLMQVIQHDVKRLDRLISDIADASRLDAELARAEAGRVDLKKLITTVVSVANERRRRGDAAIDLTVEPSPAGLEDPFAILGHDSRLGQVVNNLLDNARSFSPKGASVRVTLRRRRNAVELTVEDDGPGIPPHALERIFERFYTDRPEQGFGQNSGLGLSISRQIVQAHRGTIRAENRLGPLAEDGEPAVLGARFIVRIPAQSR; encoded by the coding sequence ATCGACCCGGATGCGGAGGCCGCGCGCGAGCCGTTCGGCCTGCGGACGGTCCGGCGCTGGATCGCGCAGCGCTTCGCCTCGAGCCTGACCCGGCGCATCGTGGTCCTGAACCTCGCCGGGCTGATCGCGCTGCTTCTCGGCTTCCTCTACCTGAACCAGTTCCGCCAGGGACTGATCGAGGCAAGGGTGCAGAGCCTGCTCACGCAGGGCGACATTATCGCCGGCGCCATCGCGGCCTCGGCGACCGTCGACACCGACGCGATCACCATCGACCCCGACCGCCTGCTCCAGCTGCAGGCCGGCGAGGGCGGCGCCTTCAGCGACGAGACGCCGTCGGGGCTCGAATTCTCCCTCAACCCGGAGCGGGTGGCTCCGCTCCTGCGCCGCCTGATCACGCCCACCGGCACCCGCGCCCGGGTCTACGACCGCGACGGCACGATGCTGATCGATTCGCGCGGCCTCTACATCCGGGGCGACCTCAGCCGCGACCCGCCCCCGACGCGCAAGGAGCGCCCGAGCCTGATCGAGCAGGCCTGGAACGCCGTGCGCACCCATGTGCCGGGTCTCGGCCGCCCCTCCGCGGCGGACGAGCCGGGCCCGGCCGACGGGCGCACCCTGCCGGAAGTGCAGCGCGCGCTGGCCGGCGCCCGCGGCACGCTGGTGCGCCGCAACGGCCCGGGCGAGACCATCGTGTCGGTGGCGGTGCCGATCCAGCGCGGCCGCACCGTCCGGGGCGCCCTGCTGCTCTCGACCCAGGAAGGCGACATCGACAAGATCATCGCGGCGGAACGCTTCTCGCTGCTGCAGGTGTTCATCATCGCGGCCCTCGTGATGGTGGTGCTGTCGATGCTGGTCGCCGGCCAGATCGTCGGCCCGGTCGGGCGGCTGGCGGAGGCCGCCGAGCGGGTGCGCACCGGCATCAAGTCGCGCCAGGAGATCCCGGACTTCACCCGGCGCACCGACGAGATCGGCCACCTCTCGGGGGCGCTGCGCGACATGACCCAGGCGCTCTACCGCCGTCTCGACGCGATCGAGAATTTTGCCGCCGACGTCTCGCACGAGCTGAAGAACCCGCTCACCTCGCTGCGCAGCGCCGTCGAGACCCTGCCGCTGGCCAAGACCGACGAATCGCGCGGCCGGCTGATGCAGGTGATCCAGCACGACGTGAAGCGCCTCGACCGGCTGATCAGCGACATCGCCGACGCCTCGCGCCTCGACGCCGAGCTGGCCCGGGCCGAGGCCGGCCGCGTCGACCTCAAGAAGCTCATCACCACGGTGGTGTCGGTGGCCAATGAGCGCCGGCGCCGGGGCGATGCCGCCATCGACCTCACGGTCGAGCCGTCCCCCGCGGGCCTCGAGGACCCGTTCGCGATCCTCGGCCACGACAGCCGGCTCGGCCAGGTCGTCAACAACCTGCTCGACAATGCCCGCTCGTTCTCGCCGAAGGGCGCCAGCGTGCGGGTGACGCTGCGGCGCCGGCGCAACGCCGTCGAGCTCACGGTGGAGGATGACGGGCCCGGCATCCCGCCCCACGCCCTGGAGCGGATCTTCGAGCGCTTCTACACCGACCGGCCTGAGCAGGGCTTCGGGCAGAATTCGGGCCTCGGCCTCTCGATCTCGCGCCAGATCGTGCAGGCCCATCGCGGCACGATCCGGGCCGAGAACCGCCTCGGGCCGTTGGCTGAGGATGGCGAGCCGGCGGTGCTGGGCGCCCGCTTCATCGTCCGCATCCCGGCCCAGAGCCGCTGA
- a CDS encoding phosphoenolpyruvate carboxykinase — MNDIGVFNEAFGADRIGFRNLKRVNWNLEAPSLYEHALQRGEAQLAAGGALVAETGIHTGRSPKDKFVVRDAETENEVWWENNGGITRPQFETLLEDFLAHAEGKELFAQDLVGGAEAGHRVRTRVFTEYAWHSLFIRNLLIRPERETLAGFEPELTIIDLPSFRADPARHGCRSETVIAVDFSRKIVLIGGTSYAGEMKKSVFTYLNYVLPRAGVMPMHCSANVGHEGDSALFFGLSGTGKTTLSSDPNRVLLGDDEHGWSPKGIFNFEGGCYAKTIRLSREAEPEIYSTTERFGTVMENVVIDPVTRLPDFDDASRTENTRCAYPLPFISNSSATGQAGHPKNIVMLTCDAFGVLPPIAKLTGAEAMYHFLSGYTAKVAGTEKGLKGPEATFSTCFGAPFMPRHPSVYGNLLRDLIARHHVDCWLVNTGWTGGGVGTGRRMPIRVTRRLLTAALDGSLAKADFRRDPYFGFAVPTSVPGVEPHILYPVKTWQDKAAFAETAKSLVEMFQSNFKRFEAHVDADVRAAEPTMSIAA, encoded by the coding sequence GTGAACGACATCGGCGTATTCAACGAGGCGTTCGGCGCCGACAGGATCGGCTTCCGCAACCTCAAACGCGTCAACTGGAACCTTGAGGCTCCGAGCCTCTACGAGCACGCGCTGCAGCGCGGCGAGGCGCAGCTGGCCGCCGGCGGCGCCCTGGTCGCCGAGACCGGCATCCATACCGGCCGCTCGCCCAAGGACAAGTTCGTGGTCCGCGACGCGGAGACCGAGAACGAGGTCTGGTGGGAGAACAACGGCGGCATCACCCGGCCCCAGTTCGAGACCCTGCTGGAGGATTTCCTCGCCCATGCCGAGGGCAAGGAGCTGTTCGCCCAGGATCTCGTCGGCGGCGCCGAGGCCGGCCACCGGGTGCGGACCCGCGTCTTCACCGAATATGCCTGGCACTCGCTGTTCATCCGCAACCTGCTGATCCGCCCGGAGCGCGAGACCCTCGCCGGCTTCGAGCCGGAGCTGACCATCATCGACCTGCCGAGCTTCCGCGCCGATCCGGCCCGGCACGGCTGCCGCAGCGAGACCGTCATCGCGGTCGATTTCTCGCGCAAGATCGTGCTGATCGGCGGCACCTCGTATGCCGGCGAGATGAAGAAGTCGGTCTTCACATACTTGAACTATGTGCTCCCCAGAGCGGGCGTGATGCCGATGCACTGCTCGGCCAATGTGGGCCACGAGGGTGACTCGGCGCTGTTCTTCGGCCTGTCGGGCACCGGCAAGACCACCCTGTCCTCCGACCCGAACCGCGTGCTGCTCGGCGACGACGAGCACGGCTGGAGCCCGAAGGGCATCTTCAACTTCGAGGGCGGCTGCTACGCCAAGACCATCCGCCTGTCGCGGGAGGCCGAGCCCGAGATCTACTCCACCACCGAGCGCTTCGGCACCGTGATGGAGAACGTCGTCATCGATCCGGTCACCCGCCTGCCGGACTTCGACGACGCCTCGCGCACCGAGAACACCCGCTGCGCCTACCCGCTGCCCTTCATCAGCAACTCGAGCGCCACCGGCCAGGCCGGGCACCCGAAGAACATCGTCATGCTCACCTGCGACGCCTTCGGGGTGCTGCCCCCGATCGCCAAGCTGACCGGCGCCGAGGCGATGTACCACTTCCTCTCGGGCTACACCGCCAAGGTGGCCGGCACCGAGAAGGGGCTGAAGGGCCCGGAGGCGACCTTCTCGACCTGCTTCGGCGCGCCGTTCATGCCGCGTCATCCCTCGGTCTACGGCAACCTGCTGCGCGACCTGATCGCCCGTCACCACGTCGATTGCTGGCTGGTCAATACCGGCTGGACCGGCGGCGGCGTCGGCACCGGGCGGCGCATGCCGATCCGGGTCACCCGCCGGCTGCTGACCGCGGCCCTCGACGGCTCGCTCGCCAAGGCGGATTTCCGCCGCGACCCGTATTTCGGCTTCGCGGTCCCGACCTCGGTGCCGGGCGTCGAGCCGCACATCCTGTACCCGGTCAAGACCTGGCAGGACAAGGCGGCCTTCGCCGAGACGGCCAAGAGCCTGGTCGAGATGTTCCAGAGCAACTTCAAGCGCTTCGAGGCCCATGTCGATGCCGACGTGCGGGCCGCCGAGCCGACCATGTCGATCGCGGCGTAA
- a CDS encoding leucyl aminopeptidase, translated as MADGISIEIESLAASGAQAKPGGDLVLFVGEDLALSPRAAEIAGPGAAELVARGASVERFKGKAQSALVLTAPSGLAVERLVVIGTGAEEASARDWAALGGYTSGKLGSRSATVVLEWPGTAPSSDEVAAFSLGARLRAYRFDRYKSKKSPEGEENGGGGRLTLLVPENAGLKKALRGAEGLAEGVILARELVNEPPNVLDPEEFARRASALEKLGVEIEVLDEKDMKKLGMRALLAVAQGSAKEARVVIMRWNGGEDASEAPVAFIGKGVTFDSGGVSIKGSGGMEDMKGDMAGAACVVGLMHALASRKAKVNALGAIGLVENMPDGKAQRPGDIVTSMSGQTIEIINTDAEGRLVLADVLWHVQQTYKPRFMIDLATLTGAILVALGQEFAGMFSNNDELAQRLSAAGEATGEKVWRMPLAPGFDKLIESKFADMKNTGGRHGGSATAAQFLKRYVNDVPWIHLDIAGVGMGSPATELNRSWGSGWGVRLLDRLVRDHYEA; from the coding sequence ATGGCGGACGGCATCAGCATCGAGATCGAATCCCTCGCCGCGTCCGGCGCGCAGGCCAAGCCCGGCGGCGACCTCGTGCTGTTCGTCGGCGAGGACCTCGCCCTGTCGCCCCGGGCGGCCGAGATCGCCGGGCCCGGCGCGGCCGAGCTGGTGGCGCGCGGGGCGAGCGTCGAGCGGTTCAAGGGCAAGGCCCAGAGCGCCCTGGTGCTGACCGCTCCCTCCGGCCTCGCGGTCGAGCGGCTGGTGGTGATCGGCACCGGCGCGGAGGAGGCTTCCGCCCGCGACTGGGCGGCCCTCGGCGGCTACACCTCCGGCAAGCTCGGCAGCCGCTCGGCCACGGTCGTGCTCGAATGGCCCGGCACGGCCCCGAGCTCGGACGAGGTCGCGGCCTTCTCGCTCGGCGCGCGGCTTCGCGCCTACAGGTTCGACCGCTACAAGAGCAAGAAGTCGCCCGAGGGCGAGGAGAATGGCGGGGGAGGGCGCCTGACCCTGCTGGTGCCGGAGAATGCCGGCCTGAAGAAGGCCCTTCGCGGGGCCGAGGGCCTGGCCGAGGGCGTGATCCTCGCCCGCGAACTCGTCAACGAGCCGCCGAACGTCCTCGACCCGGAAGAATTCGCCCGCCGCGCTTCGGCGCTCGAGAAGCTCGGCGTCGAGATCGAGGTCCTCGACGAGAAGGACATGAAGAAGCTCGGCATGCGGGCGCTGCTCGCCGTCGCGCAGGGCTCGGCCAAGGAGGCCCGGGTCGTCATCATGCGCTGGAACGGCGGCGAGGACGCCTCCGAGGCGCCGGTGGCCTTCATCGGCAAGGGCGTGACCTTCGATTCCGGCGGCGTCTCCATCAAGGGGAGCGGCGGCATGGAGGACATGAAGGGCGACATGGCGGGCGCCGCCTGCGTCGTCGGCCTGATGCATGCGCTCGCGAGCCGCAAGGCCAAGGTGAACGCGCTCGGCGCTATCGGCCTCGTCGAGAACATGCCCGACGGCAAGGCCCAGCGCCCCGGCGACATCGTGACCTCGATGTCGGGCCAGACGATCGAGATCATCAACACCGACGCGGAAGGCCGCCTGGTGCTCGCCGACGTGCTCTGGCACGTGCAGCAGACCTACAAGCCCCGCTTCATGATCGACCTCGCGACCCTGACCGGCGCGATCCTGGTGGCGCTCGGCCAGGAATTCGCCGGCATGTTCTCGAACAACGACGAACTCGCCCAGCGCCTCTCGGCCGCCGGCGAGGCCACCGGCGAGAAGGTCTGGCGGATGCCGCTGGCGCCCGGCTTCGACAAGCTGATCGAGTCGAAATTCGCCGACATGAAGAATACCGGCGGCCGCCACGGCGGCTCGGCCACGGCGGCGCAGTTCCTCAAGCGCTACGTCAACGACGTGCCGTGGATCCACCTCGACATCGCCGGCGTCGGGATGGGCTCGCCGGCGACCGAGCTCAACCGCTCCTGGGGTTCGGGCTGGGGCGTGCGCCTCCTCGACCGGCTCGTGCGCGACCATTACGAGGCGTGA
- a CDS encoding response regulator transcription factor, whose amino-acid sequence MPTIALVDDDRNILTSVSIALETEGYRIQTYTDGASALDGLKHSPPDLAIFDIKMPRMDGMELLRRLRQKSDLPVIFLTSKDEEIDELFGLKMGADDFIRKPFSQRLLVERVKAVLRRFAAKEAGPGASAREAEAAAARSLERGQLMMDPERHTCTWKGEPVTLTVTEFLILQALAQRPGVVKSRNALMDAAYDDQVYVDDRTIDSHIKRLRKKFKVTDNSFDMIETLYGVGYRFKEM is encoded by the coding sequence ATGCCGACCATCGCCCTCGTCGATGACGACCGCAACATCCTGACCTCCGTGTCGATCGCCCTGGAGACCGAGGGGTACCGGATCCAGACCTATACCGACGGCGCCTCCGCCCTCGACGGGCTGAAGCACTCGCCCCCCGACCTCGCGATCTTCGACATCAAGATGCCGCGCATGGACGGGATGGAGCTGCTGCGCCGCCTGCGCCAGAAATCCGACCTGCCGGTGATCTTCCTGACCTCGAAGGACGAGGAGATCGACGAGCTGTTCGGCCTCAAGATGGGCGCCGACGACTTCATCCGGAAGCCGTTCTCGCAGCGCCTGCTGGTCGAGCGGGTCAAGGCGGTCCTGCGCCGCTTCGCCGCCAAGGAGGCGGGGCCCGGCGCCTCGGCCCGCGAGGCGGAGGCGGCGGCCGCCCGCTCGCTGGAGCGCGGCCAGCTGATGATGGACCCGGAGCGCCACACCTGCACCTGGAAGGGCGAGCCGGTGACGCTGACCGTGACGGAGTTCCTGATCCTGCAGGCGCTCGCCCAGCGCCCCGGCGTCGTCAAGAGCCGCAACGCCCTCATGGATGCGGCCTACGACGACCAGGTCTACGTCGACGACCGCACCATCGACAGCCACATCAAGCGCCTGCGCAAGAAGTTCAAGGTGACCGATAACAGCTTCGACATGATCGAGACGCTGTACGGCGTCGGTTACCGCTTCAAGGAAATGTAA
- a CDS encoding HugZ family protein, with amino-acid sequence MAEGDRKQAAPLPAAEAPFDAVGLAKSLLRKVRSGALATLEREGGAPFASLVTVATDLDGAPLLLLSRLSAHTLNLEADPRCSLLLSSGGKGDPLAHPRLTVTGTAERSDEARVRARFLARHPKAALYADFPDFAFFRLAVRAGHLNGGFAKAATLKPAELLTDLSGLEALPESEPGAVAHMNEDHADAVALYATRLAGEEPGPWRLTGFDPEGLDLMAGDRTARVAFPERLASPAALRPALVAMAAQARAVPSS; translated from the coding sequence ATGGCGGAGGGAGACAGGAAGCAGGCCGCGCCGCTGCCGGCCGCCGAGGCGCCGTTCGACGCCGTCGGCCTCGCCAAGTCCTTGCTGCGGAAAGTGCGCTCGGGCGCTCTCGCGACCCTGGAGCGGGAGGGTGGCGCGCCCTTCGCATCGCTCGTCACCGTGGCGACGGATCTCGACGGGGCGCCGCTCCTGCTGCTCTCGCGCCTCTCGGCCCATACCCTCAACCTGGAGGCGGATCCGCGCTGCTCGCTCCTGCTCAGCTCCGGCGGCAAGGGCGACCCGCTCGCCCATCCGCGCCTGACCGTGACGGGGACCGCCGAGCGCAGCGATGAGGCGCGGGTCAGGGCCCGCTTCCTCGCCCGCCACCCGAAGGCCGCGCTCTACGCCGATTTCCCGGACTTCGCCTTCTTCCGGCTCGCGGTCCGGGCCGGCCACCTCAATGGCGGCTTCGCGAAGGCGGCGACGCTGAAGCCGGCCGAACTCCTCACGGACCTGTCCGGGCTCGAGGCGCTCCCCGAGTCGGAGCCCGGCGCGGTCGCCCACATGAACGAGGATCATGCCGACGCCGTCGCGCTCTACGCCACGCGGCTCGCCGGCGAGGAGCCCGGGCCGTGGCGGCTGACCGGGTTCGATCCGGAGGGGCTCGACCTGATGGCCGGCGACCGCACCGCCCGCGTCGCGTTCCCGGAACGGCTGGCCAGTCCTGCCGCCTTGCGTCCAGCTCTGGTGGCGATGGCGGCGCAGGCTCGCGCTGTCCCCAGCTCATGA